A single window of Xiphophorus hellerii strain 12219 chromosome 12, Xiphophorus_hellerii-4.1, whole genome shotgun sequence DNA harbors:
- the rhobtb2a gene encoding rho-related BTB domain-containing protein 2 isoform X2, with the protein MDYERPNVETIKCVVVGDNAVGKTRLICARACNATLTQYQLLATHVPTVWAIDQYRVCQEVLERSRDVVDDVSVSLRLWDTFGDHHKDRRFAYGRSDVVVLCFSIANPNSLYHVKTMWYPEIKHFCPRAPVILVGCQLDLRYADLEAVNRARRPLARPIKSNEILPPERGREVAKELGVPYYETSVVAQFGVKDVFDNAIRAALISRRHLQFWKSHLRNVQRPLLQAPFLPPKPPPPIITVPPPPSTTEEHPVGLLEDPHCADVILVLQERQKIFAHKIYLATSSSKFYDLFSMDTQNEETERPPRGPLSGRELLMRAASFDVCESSDDGDRANLRACTSDGTLKDSEGARRGRLLSSWSRAFVSIQEELVDDPVTYTPRFMTVVHMDLSIQLGPFRAVLRYLYTGQLDENEKELMQIAHIAELLEVFDLRMMVANILNNEAFMNQEITKAFHVRRTNRVKECLAKGTFSDVVFKLDDGTIMAHKPLLISSCDWMAAMFGGPFVESCTKEVLLPNTTRSCMRAVLEYLYMGRFCSRSDLDAMELIVLANRLCLPHLVALTELYTVTVLTESAMMGTDIDGDVLIYLDMAQFHGAQQLTGWCLHHICTNYNSVCRKFPREMKAKSTENQDYFEKHRWPPVWYLKEDDHYQRARKEREKEDYLYQRRQCKRKWLFWNLPSSPNSNSPSGSSAII; encoded by the exons ATGGACTATGAGAGGCCAAACGTTGAAACTATCAAGTGTGTGGTGGTGGGAGACAATGCAGTTGGAAAGACCCGCCTTATCTGCGCCCGGGCCTGCAATGCCACACTCACTCAGTACCAGTTGCTTGCTACGCATGTGCCCACAGTTTGGGCAATCGATCAGTACAGAGTATGCCAAGAG GTGTTAGAGCGCTCCAGAGACGTAGTGGACGATGTGAGTGTGTCCCTCCGGCTATGGGATACTTTTGGAGATCATCATAAGGACCGGCGTTTTGCATACGGCAG GTCTGATGTTGTGGTACTGTGCTTCTCCATCGCGAACCCCAACTCTCTGTACCACGTAAAGACCATGTGGTACCCTGAGATTAAGCACTTCTGTCCCCGCGCTCCTGTCATCTTGGTAGGGTGCCAGCTGGACCTGCGCTATGCAGATCTGGAGGCAGTCAACAGGGCACGGAGGCCTTTGGCCAG acCTATAAAATCCAATGAGATTCTTCCACCAGAGAGAGGAAGGGAGGTAGCCAAAGAGCTGGGCGTCCCGTATTATGAAACCAGTGTTGTTGCTCAGTTTGGTGTCAAGGACGTCTTTGACAACGCCATCCGAGCTGCTCTCATCTCTCGCCGCCATCTGCAGTTTTGGAAATCTCACCTCAGAAATGTCCAGCGGCCTCTGCTCCAAGCGCCCTTCCTCCCCCCAAAGCCTCCCCCGCCTATCATCACTGTGCCACCTCCCCCCTCCACCACAGAAGAGCACCCGGTCGGTCTTCTGGAGGACCCACACTGTGCTGACGTTATTCTGGTCCTACAGGAGCGACAGAAAATCTTTGCACACAAGATATACTTGGCAACATCCTCCTCAAAGTTTTATGACCTGTTTAGTATGGACACCCAAAATGAGGAGACTGAACGGCCCCCGCGCGGCCCTCTCTCCGGCAGAGAGCTGCTGATGCGTGCTGCTAGCTTTGATGTTTGTGAGAGCAGCGACGACGGAGACAGGGCCAACCTGCGGGCGTGCACGAGTGACGGGACTTTGAAGGACTCTGAGGGCGCCCGACGCGGCAGACTGCTCTCCTCATGGAGTCGAGCCTTCGTCAGCATTCAGGAAGAGCTGGTGGACGACCCTGTGACGTACACCCCCAGATTCATGACCGTAGTACACATGGACCTGTCGATCCAGCTCGGGCCTTTTCGAGCAGTGCTTCGCTACCTGTACACCGGTCAGCTGGATGAGAATGAGAAAGAACTCATGCAGATTGCACACATTGCTGAGCTGCTGGAGGTCTTTGATCTGCGGATGATGGTGGCAAACATACTTAACAACGAAGCCTTCATGAACCAGGAAATCACCAAAGCCTTCCATGTACGCCGCACAAACAGAGTAAAAGAGTGCTTGGCTAAAGGCACCTTTTCTG ACGTGGTGTTCAAGCTCGATGATGGGACGATCATGGCCCACAAGCCTTTGCTCATCTCTAGTTGTGACTGGATGGCAGCTATGTTTGGTGGACCTTTTGTTGAGAGCTGCACGAAAGAG GTGTTGCTTCCCAACACGACCCGGAGCTGCATGCGAGCTGTGCTGGAGTATCTCTACATGGGTAGATTCTGCTCTCGGTCGGACTTGGATGCAATGGAGCTCATTGTTCTTGCCAACCGTCTTTGCCTCCCCCACCTGGTCGCTCTCACAG AACTCTACACAGTAACAGTTTTGACGGAGTCGGCGATGATGGGGACGGATATTGATGGCGATGTGCTGATATACTTGGATATGGCCCAG TTCCACGGAGCCCAGCAGCTGACTGGATGGTGTTTGCACCACatctgcaccaactacaacagTGTCTGCCGCAAGTTTCCACGTGAAATGAAGGCAAAGTCCACAG AGAACCAAGACTACTTTGAGAAACACCGCTGGCCACCAGTTTGGTACTTGAAGGAAGACGACCACTACCAAAGAGCACGCAAAGAGCGTGAAAAAGAGGACTACCTGTACCAGAGACGGCAATGTAAACGCAAGTGGCTCTTCTGGAACCTTCCTTCCTCCCCAAACTCAAACTCACCCTCCGGATCATCTGCCATTATTTGA
- the rhobtb2a gene encoding rho-related BTB domain-containing protein 2 isoform X1 produces the protein MEPRFPTRSSTNLMQHFLLLRSQLTDTDMDYERPNVETIKCVVVGDNAVGKTRLICARACNATLTQYQLLATHVPTVWAIDQYRVCQEVLERSRDVVDDVSVSLRLWDTFGDHHKDRRFAYGRSDVVVLCFSIANPNSLYHVKTMWYPEIKHFCPRAPVILVGCQLDLRYADLEAVNRARRPLARPIKSNEILPPERGREVAKELGVPYYETSVVAQFGVKDVFDNAIRAALISRRHLQFWKSHLRNVQRPLLQAPFLPPKPPPPIITVPPPPSTTEEHPVGLLEDPHCADVILVLQERQKIFAHKIYLATSSSKFYDLFSMDTQNEETERPPRGPLSGRELLMRAASFDVCESSDDGDRANLRACTSDGTLKDSEGARRGRLLSSWSRAFVSIQEELVDDPVTYTPRFMTVVHMDLSIQLGPFRAVLRYLYTGQLDENEKELMQIAHIAELLEVFDLRMMVANILNNEAFMNQEITKAFHVRRTNRVKECLAKGTFSDVVFKLDDGTIMAHKPLLISSCDWMAAMFGGPFVESCTKEVLLPNTTRSCMRAVLEYLYMGRFCSRSDLDAMELIVLANRLCLPHLVALTELYTVTVLTESAMMGTDIDGDVLIYLDMAQFHGAQQLTGWCLHHICTNYNSVCRKFPREMKAKSTENQDYFEKHRWPPVWYLKEDDHYQRARKEREKEDYLYQRRQCKRKWLFWNLPSSPNSNSPSGSSAII, from the exons GTCCCAGTTGACAGATACTGATATGGACTATGAGAGGCCAAACGTTGAAACTATCAAGTGTGTGGTGGTGGGAGACAATGCAGTTGGAAAGACCCGCCTTATCTGCGCCCGGGCCTGCAATGCCACACTCACTCAGTACCAGTTGCTTGCTACGCATGTGCCCACAGTTTGGGCAATCGATCAGTACAGAGTATGCCAAGAG GTGTTAGAGCGCTCCAGAGACGTAGTGGACGATGTGAGTGTGTCCCTCCGGCTATGGGATACTTTTGGAGATCATCATAAGGACCGGCGTTTTGCATACGGCAG GTCTGATGTTGTGGTACTGTGCTTCTCCATCGCGAACCCCAACTCTCTGTACCACGTAAAGACCATGTGGTACCCTGAGATTAAGCACTTCTGTCCCCGCGCTCCTGTCATCTTGGTAGGGTGCCAGCTGGACCTGCGCTATGCAGATCTGGAGGCAGTCAACAGGGCACGGAGGCCTTTGGCCAG acCTATAAAATCCAATGAGATTCTTCCACCAGAGAGAGGAAGGGAGGTAGCCAAAGAGCTGGGCGTCCCGTATTATGAAACCAGTGTTGTTGCTCAGTTTGGTGTCAAGGACGTCTTTGACAACGCCATCCGAGCTGCTCTCATCTCTCGCCGCCATCTGCAGTTTTGGAAATCTCACCTCAGAAATGTCCAGCGGCCTCTGCTCCAAGCGCCCTTCCTCCCCCCAAAGCCTCCCCCGCCTATCATCACTGTGCCACCTCCCCCCTCCACCACAGAAGAGCACCCGGTCGGTCTTCTGGAGGACCCACACTGTGCTGACGTTATTCTGGTCCTACAGGAGCGACAGAAAATCTTTGCACACAAGATATACTTGGCAACATCCTCCTCAAAGTTTTATGACCTGTTTAGTATGGACACCCAAAATGAGGAGACTGAACGGCCCCCGCGCGGCCCTCTCTCCGGCAGAGAGCTGCTGATGCGTGCTGCTAGCTTTGATGTTTGTGAGAGCAGCGACGACGGAGACAGGGCCAACCTGCGGGCGTGCACGAGTGACGGGACTTTGAAGGACTCTGAGGGCGCCCGACGCGGCAGACTGCTCTCCTCATGGAGTCGAGCCTTCGTCAGCATTCAGGAAGAGCTGGTGGACGACCCTGTGACGTACACCCCCAGATTCATGACCGTAGTACACATGGACCTGTCGATCCAGCTCGGGCCTTTTCGAGCAGTGCTTCGCTACCTGTACACCGGTCAGCTGGATGAGAATGAGAAAGAACTCATGCAGATTGCACACATTGCTGAGCTGCTGGAGGTCTTTGATCTGCGGATGATGGTGGCAAACATACTTAACAACGAAGCCTTCATGAACCAGGAAATCACCAAAGCCTTCCATGTACGCCGCACAAACAGAGTAAAAGAGTGCTTGGCTAAAGGCACCTTTTCTG ACGTGGTGTTCAAGCTCGATGATGGGACGATCATGGCCCACAAGCCTTTGCTCATCTCTAGTTGTGACTGGATGGCAGCTATGTTTGGTGGACCTTTTGTTGAGAGCTGCACGAAAGAG GTGTTGCTTCCCAACACGACCCGGAGCTGCATGCGAGCTGTGCTGGAGTATCTCTACATGGGTAGATTCTGCTCTCGGTCGGACTTGGATGCAATGGAGCTCATTGTTCTTGCCAACCGTCTTTGCCTCCCCCACCTGGTCGCTCTCACAG AACTCTACACAGTAACAGTTTTGACGGAGTCGGCGATGATGGGGACGGATATTGATGGCGATGTGCTGATATACTTGGATATGGCCCAG TTCCACGGAGCCCAGCAGCTGACTGGATGGTGTTTGCACCACatctgcaccaactacaacagTGTCTGCCGCAAGTTTCCACGTGAAATGAAGGCAAAGTCCACAG AGAACCAAGACTACTTTGAGAAACACCGCTGGCCACCAGTTTGGTACTTGAAGGAAGACGACCACTACCAAAGAGCACGCAAAGAGCGTGAAAAAGAGGACTACCTGTACCAGAGACGGCAATGTAAACGCAAGTGGCTCTTCTGGAACCTTCCTTCCTCCCCAAACTCAAACTCACCCTCCGGATCATCTGCCATTATTTGA